In one Alnus glutinosa chromosome 14, dhAlnGlut1.1, whole genome shotgun sequence genomic region, the following are encoded:
- the LOC133857756 gene encoding GDSL esterase/lipase At4g28780: MPTLVSMSSPRVSVTTLTVALVVITCTLGTVASQGQAARAFFVFGDSLADNGNNNHLATTARADSPPYGIDYTTHRPTGRFSNGLNLPDIISEKIGSEPTLPYLSPELTGQKLLVGANFASAGIGILNDTGIHFINIIRMSRQLELFQAYQRRLSALIGEAQARRLVNSSLVLVTLGGNDFVNNYFLIPFSQRSHQYSIPDYCGYLISEYSKILKRLYELGARRVMVTGTGPLGCTPAELAMRSRNGECASELQQAATVFNSNLVQLIQQLNRELKADVFVFANAFQMNMDFINNPQSFGFVTSKVACCGQGPYNGIGQCNSLSHLCPNRSIYAFWDAFHPTERALRLIVQQIMTGSTNYMNPMNLSTIVAMASNN; this comes from the exons atgcCCACATTAGTGTCTATGTCGAGTCCTAGGGTTTCGGTCACCACCCTGACTGTTGCCCTGGTAGTGATCACATGTACACTGGGCACAGTTGCATCTCAAGGCCAGGCAGCTCGTGCATTCTTTGTGTTTGGAGATTCCCTTGCAGATAATGGCAACAACAACCACTTAGCAACTACTGCACGTGCCGACTCTCCGCCGTATGGCATCGATTATACGACTCACCGACCAACCGGCCGCTTCTCCAATGGCCTCAACCTCCCTGACATTATCA GTGAGAAAATCGGGTCAGAGCCCACATTGCCATACTTGAGTCCCGAGCTCACCGGACAAAAATTACTGGTCGGTGCCAACTTTGCTTCTGCCGGCATTGGAATCCTCAACGATACAGGAATTCATTTT ATCAACATTATAAGAATGTCGAGGCAGCTGGAATTGTTCCAAGCGTACCAGCGAAGGCTGAGTGCGCTAATCGGAGAAGCCCAGGCGCGGCGGCTGGTGAACAGTTCGCTTGTCCTCGTAACACTTGGTGGGAACGACTTTGTTAACAACTATTTCTTGATTCCTTTCTCCCAACGCTCACACCAATACTCTATCCCCGATTACTGCGGCTACCTCATCTCCGAGTACAGCAAAATTCTAaag AGGCTTTACGAGCTGGGAGCCCGTAGAGTGATGGTGACGGGAACTGGCCCACTAGGCTGTACCCCGGCGGAGCTAGCTATGAGGAGTAGGAACGGGGAGTGTGCATCAGAGTTACAACAAGCAGCAACAGTTTTCAACTCAAATCTCGTCCAACTGATTCAACAACTCAACCGCGAGCTCAAAGCGGATGTCTTTGTTTTTGCCAATGCGTTCCAAATGAACATGGACTTCATCAACAACCCCCAAAGCTTTG GTTTTGTAACATCAAAAGTAGCATGTTGTGGGCAAGGGCCCTACAATGGGATAGGACAATGTAACTCATTGTCACACCTCTGCCCAAACCGGAGCATCTACGCGTTTTGGGACGCTTTTCATCCAACTGAACGTGCACTTCGGCTCATCGTCCAGCAGATCATGACTGGCTCTACCAACTATATGAACCCAATGAACCTAAGCACCATTGTGGCCATGGCTTCCAACAACTAA
- the LOC133857811 gene encoding tetraspanin-18-like gives MRPNCCHISFAFVLKFLNFLQAFIGVSIIVYSLWMLNQWNHHVPISPPTPPSAPSPASSLSLFWSSEPARVSNHITTVDLAADMVSGFDSGFGLELDLNSFQLPAPWFIYSFLGVGILLCCITLIGCIAAEVIHGCCLCFYTILITVLILLEAALVAFIAIDRNWEQDLPFDPTGELESLRSFIEVNIDICKWVGIAVVVIQALSLLLSIILRAMVSTRRTDFDCEDDYDGRSRAWEPLINSQPSQPSGSNKGDGRGTHSDIWSSRIREKYGLSTNPNASVSTNSRQ, from the exons ATGCGACCCAATTGTTGCCACATTTCCTTCGCTTTCGTGCTCAAATTCCTCAACTTTCTTCAAGCTTTCATTGGGGTTTCGATCATAGTCTACTCCTTATGGATGCTCAACCAGTGGAACCACCACGTTCCCATATCTCCACCAACACCACCTTCAGCTCCATCCCCAGCTTCTTCTCTGTCCCTTTTCTGGAGTTCTGAGCCAGCTAGGGTTTCCAACCACATCACAACCGTCGATCTCGCGGCCGATATGGTCTCCGGGTTCGATAGCGGGTTTGGGTTAGAGCTCGATTTGAATTCGTTCCAGCTTCCCGCTCCTtg GTTCATCTACTCTTTCTTGGGAGTGGGCATTCTCTTGTGTTGCATTACTTTGATAGGTTGCATCGCTGCTGAAGTAATTCATGGCTGCTGTCTGTGTTTT TATACTATCCTCATAACTGTACTCATACTACTAGAAGCGGCTCTGGTGGCATTCATTGCAATTGATCGTAATTGGGAAcag GATCTTCCATTTGATCCAACTGGTGAACTTGAGAGCCTTCGGTCTTTCATTGAAGTCAATATTGATATCTGTAAATGGGTTGGTATTGCTGTGGTTGTGATTCAG GCATTATCTCTACTGCTATCGATAATTCTGCGAGCCATGGTTTCTACTCGGAGAACAGACTTTGACTGTGAAGATGACTATGATGGTAGGAGTAGAGCTTGGGAGCCACTGATAAATTCACAACCAAGCCAACCATCTGGGTCAAACAAGGGTGATGGGAGAGGGACTCATTCTGACATCTGGAGCTCACGGATAAGGGAGAAG
- the LOC133856828 gene encoding S-protein homolog 1-like, whose product MTVRIGLMVFLLVLALAVRPSSQELRDINTKWTVDVVNGLSGENRLFLHCKSKDDDLGMHDLPVGAKSSWSFKENLFGRTLYWCYLRKDKAHAAFDVFWEEKNEEYYLLRRTCDRSNICIWIAKDDGIYLKSIRDNLDVFMHRWKPGQ is encoded by the coding sequence ATGACAGTCCGCATCGGTTTAATGGTTTTCTTACTTGTTTTGGCATTAGCCGTGAGACCTTCATCTCAAGAACTTAGAGATATAAATACAAAATGGACAGTGGACGTTGTTAATGGATTGAGCGGCGAAAATAGGTTGTTCCTTCATTGCAAGTCCAAAGACGATGATCTGGGCATGCACGATCTTCCGGTCGGGGCTAAATCCTCATGGAGTTTCAAAGAAAACTTGTTTGGGAGAACACTTTACTGGTGCTATTTGCGCAAGGACAAGGCTCATGCAGCGTTCGATGTGTTTTGGgaggagaaaaatgaagaatatTATTTGCTTAGGCGGACGTGCGACCGGAGCAATATTTGCATTTGGATTGCCAAAGATGATGGAATTTACTTGAAAAGCATTCGTGATAACCTTGATGTGTTTATGCACAGATGGAAACCAGGACAATAA